In a genomic window of Vicinamibacterales bacterium:
- a CDS encoding N-acetyltransferase family protein, producing the protein MDIRDAGEDDVPGILAIYNDVMATSTAIYREEPATLEAHTAWFLQRQALGYPVIVAEDDRGIAGFASFGDFRQWPGYRFTVEHSVHVRADCRGQGVGGALMRPLIARAAALGKHVMIAGVDAENDASRRFHERLGFEKVAHFRQVGFKFGRWLDLMFLQRFLER; encoded by the coding sequence ATGGACATCCGTGATGCAGGCGAGGACGACGTCCCGGGCATCCTCGCGATCTACAACGACGTGATGGCGACCTCCACCGCCATCTACCGCGAGGAGCCGGCGACGCTCGAGGCCCACACGGCCTGGTTCCTCCAGCGCCAGGCGCTCGGCTACCCCGTGATCGTCGCCGAGGACGACCGGGGCATCGCCGGCTTCGCCAGCTTCGGTGACTTCCGGCAGTGGCCGGGCTACCGCTTCACCGTGGAGCACAGCGTGCACGTGCGCGCGGATTGCCGCGGCCAGGGCGTGGGCGGCGCGCTCATGCGGCCCCTGATCGCCCGCGCGGCCGCGCTGGGCAAGCACGTGATGATCGCGGGTGTCGACGCCGAGAACGACGCCTCGCGACGCTTCCACGAGCGGCTCGGCTTCGAGAAGGTGGCGCACTTCCGCCAGGTCGGCTTCAAGTTCGGCCGCTGGCTCGACCTGATGTTCCTGCAGCGCTTCCTGGAACGCTGA
- a CDS encoding DUF5916 domain-containing protein, with amino-acid sequence MLHSTDCRRALVLASVLAAASVTAAQAQPGQGAVRALRATRLTGPAPRVDGVVDDDAWNGVEPYGDFVQQDPRQGEPATERTEVRLAFDSQTLYIGVIAYDSDPSAIVYTQSKRDADLTDSDSIQFIFDTYNDHQNGFVFGTNPSGVEYDGQVAGEGATGSAAITGVGGRGSTRGGLGAFNANWDADWTVRSQVTARGWETELAIPLKTLRYNPGQGRTWGFNAMRNIRRKNEQVYLQPVPRGYNLTRVSLAAQLDGLDLPQRRDLKVTPYVAGRYLRDNRFASDPTDTTGDVGLDVKWGITPNLTADVTVNTDFAQVEADNEQVNLTRFELFFPEKRPFFLENASIFQFGASQQIELFFSRRIGFESGLEAPILGGGRVSGKIGSYNVGVLNMQTRETRNARTDALVAPANNFFVSRVQREFGRSNVGAIFVNRQGVGSSAGDNNYNRSYGIDTALQTSDNGKLFMFLAGTTSPEATATRRKGGTDKSGRIFYTYNKPGWFNGNIGYAGVGDNFNPEVGYQPRNLGYHFGSYRFFLDYQPKKYPYVRRFSPHIFENWYWGLDGKVQTMRGHYHFLEIQPRTGGRWGARVDREQDRPVVPFTIYNGADGKRVVIPPGLYQWHYWSLEYFSNPSAPLNFSVVPTWGTFYDGDWTQWQVNAEGRVGSRLTANVGITRSDIKLRYGNFVNTLVPVTVGYSFTPLATLAALVQYNAQNGTVNSNIRLALLNRSGTGLFVVYNDQRDTSPDTRSARNLNLDGNLLGRSFIVKYTRLFDF; translated from the coding sequence ATGTTGCACTCGACCGACTGCCGCCGCGCGCTGGTTCTCGCCTCCGTCCTCGCCGCCGCTTCCGTCACCGCCGCCCAGGCCCAGCCGGGCCAGGGCGCGGTCCGCGCGCTCCGCGCGACCCGTCTGACCGGCCCGGCGCCGCGGGTGGACGGCGTCGTCGACGACGACGCCTGGAACGGGGTCGAGCCCTACGGCGACTTCGTGCAGCAGGACCCCCGCCAGGGCGAGCCGGCCACCGAGCGCACCGAGGTGCGTCTCGCCTTCGACTCGCAGACCCTCTACATCGGCGTCATCGCCTACGATTCGGACCCGAGCGCCATCGTCTACACGCAGAGCAAGCGCGACGCGGACCTCACCGACTCGGACTCGATCCAGTTCATCTTCGACACCTACAACGACCACCAGAACGGCTTCGTGTTCGGCACCAACCCGTCCGGCGTCGAGTACGACGGCCAGGTGGCGGGCGAGGGCGCCACGGGCTCGGCCGCGATCACGGGCGTGGGCGGCCGGGGTTCGACGCGCGGCGGCCTCGGCGCCTTCAACGCCAACTGGGACGCGGACTGGACGGTGCGCTCGCAGGTGACGGCCCGCGGCTGGGAGACCGAGCTGGCCATTCCCCTGAAGACCCTGCGCTACAACCCGGGCCAGGGCCGCACGTGGGGCTTCAACGCGATGCGGAACATCCGGCGCAAGAACGAGCAGGTCTACCTGCAGCCGGTGCCCCGCGGCTACAACCTGACGCGCGTGTCGCTCGCGGCCCAGCTCGACGGCCTGGATCTGCCGCAGCGGCGCGACCTCAAGGTGACGCCGTACGTCGCCGGCCGCTACCTGCGCGACAACCGCTTCGCCTCCGATCCCACCGACACCACGGGCGACGTCGGGCTCGACGTGAAGTGGGGGATCACGCCGAACCTCACCGCCGACGTCACCGTCAACACCGACTTCGCGCAGGTGGAGGCCGACAACGAGCAGGTGAACCTGACCCGCTTCGAGCTCTTCTTCCCGGAGAAGCGGCCGTTCTTCCTGGAGAACGCCTCGATCTTCCAGTTCGGCGCGTCGCAGCAGATCGAGCTCTTCTTCTCCAGGCGCATCGGCTTCGAGTCGGGCCTGGAAGCGCCCATCCTGGGCGGCGGCCGCGTGAGCGGCAAGATCGGCAGCTACAACGTCGGCGTCCTCAACATGCAGACGCGCGAGACGCGGAACGCGCGGACGGACGCGCTGGTGGCGCCGGCCAACAACTTCTTCGTGTCGCGCGTGCAGCGCGAATTCGGGCGGTCCAACGTCGGCGCGATCTTCGTGAACCGCCAGGGCGTGGGCAGCTCGGCCGGGGACAACAACTACAACCGGTCGTACGGCATCGACACCGCGCTGCAGACCAGCGACAACGGCAAGCTCTTCATGTTCCTGGCCGGCACGACGAGCCCCGAGGCGACCGCCACGCGGCGGAAGGGCGGCACCGACAAGTCGGGCCGCATCTTCTACACCTACAACAAGCCGGGCTGGTTCAACGGCAACATCGGCTACGCGGGCGTGGGCGACAACTTCAATCCGGAAGTGGGCTACCAGCCGCGCAACCTGGGCTACCACTTCGGGTCGTATCGCTTCTTCCTGGACTACCAGCCGAAGAAGTACCCGTACGTCCGGCGCTTCTCCCCCCACATCTTCGAGAACTGGTACTGGGGCCTGGACGGCAAGGTGCAGACCATGCGCGGGCACTACCACTTCCTGGAGATCCAGCCGCGCACCGGCGGCCGGTGGGGCGCGCGCGTGGACCGCGAGCAGGATCGTCCGGTGGTGCCCTTCACCATCTACAACGGCGCCGACGGCAAGCGGGTGGTGATCCCGCCGGGACTCTACCAGTGGCACTACTGGTCGCTCGAGTACTTCAGCAACCCCTCGGCGCCGCTGAACTTCTCCGTGGTGCCCACCTGGGGCACGTTCTACGACGGCGACTGGACGCAGTGGCAGGTGAACGCCGAAGGGCGCGTCGGCTCGCGGCTGACGGCGAACGTCGGCATCACGCGGTCCGACATCAAGCTCCGCTACGGCAACTTCGTGAACACGCTGGTGCCCGTGACCGTCGGCTACTCGTTCACGCCGCTGGCGACGCTGGCCGCGCTGGTCCAGTACAACGCCCAGAATGGCACGGTGAACTCGAACATCCGCCTGGCGCTCCTGAACCGGAGCGGCACCGGGCTGTTCGTGGTCTACAACGACCAGCGCGACACGTCGCCGGACACGCGCTCGGCGCGGAACCTGAACCTCGACGGCAACCTGCTGGGCCGGTCGTTCATCGTCAAGTACACGCGCCTGTTCGACTTCTGA
- a CDS encoding DUF5916 domain-containing protein, translating to MSRTHSCSERRVRTGTSLLAVILLALVSTAALSAQGPEASRPTARGGVLPDDAAPPTIDGKVTEAVWQTVTPFRSFIQQDPAQGQPATEDTEVRVLFSKTHVYVGFVCFDRDPSKIIVSQAKRDSSLTDTDSVIMVLDTFNDSQNAFVFGTNPIGIEYDGQVAQEGQTSGIAAPGQGGGGVQRGNISAFNPNWDGDWTVKASVTERGWEAEMAIPLKTLRYATGDDRTWGINVLRNIRHKNEQTFLAPIPRGFDIYRVSMAAKLTGLHLSSRRDVKVIPYVLGSGNKDFTRTTNQVDTTADVGGELKWGVRPSLTLDLTVNTDFAQVEADDEQVNLTRFDQFFPEKRPFFLENASTFQFGAPQAIDMFFTRRIGLSSTGAPIDILGGGRLSGKLGGGWNIGLLDIQTRDKADFTGRLVAPDANFSVVRLQKEVGRSNYGAVFIGKHVSGLTDTTRGQFAGWNRSYGLDANIQLSRNQRFAAFVARTDSPTDAPDRRVRGSGYASRAFYNFTNNLWQVSGGMSQVDANFNPEVGFLPRAGFWRPEFRVFYQPQPKNLPPRLKFIRRFAPHYSYNAYYSWCGHSNDPTCRDNQLQTSAMHIHTLEVQPQQGGRFGWFTDRNQDVPLAPFVVFNKDGKRVAIPPGTYTWWQNAFEYNHNPSAPVTATFRVRVGKYYDGDYNAVEFTSDYRLNARTTTSVGWTRQDVSLPGGAFVTNLVPVKASYAFTPLASLSVLAQYNGQSGLYSANVRLALLNRSGTGLFVVYNDRRDNLATTSYDTVGRSFIVKYTRLFDF from the coding sequence ATGTCCCGCACGCATTCGTGTTCTGAGCGACGTGTCCGCACGGGCACGTCGCTCCTCGCCGTGATCCTCCTCGCGCTCGTCTCCACGGCAGCGCTCTCCGCCCAAGGCCCGGAGGCGAGCCGTCCGACCGCGAGGGGCGGCGTGCTCCCCGACGACGCCGCGCCCCCGACGATCGACGGCAAGGTCACCGAGGCCGTCTGGCAGACGGTGACCCCGTTCAGGTCTTTCATCCAGCAGGACCCGGCCCAGGGGCAGCCCGCCACCGAGGACACCGAGGTGCGCGTGCTGTTCAGCAAGACACACGTGTACGTCGGATTCGTGTGCTTCGACCGCGATCCGTCGAAGATCATCGTGTCGCAGGCGAAGCGCGACTCGTCGCTCACCGATACCGACTCGGTGATCATGGTGCTCGACACCTTCAACGACAGCCAGAACGCGTTCGTCTTCGGCACCAACCCGATCGGCATCGAGTACGACGGCCAGGTGGCGCAGGAGGGACAGACGAGCGGCATCGCCGCGCCGGGCCAGGGCGGCGGCGGCGTGCAGCGCGGCAACATCAGCGCCTTCAACCCCAACTGGGACGGCGACTGGACGGTGAAGGCCAGCGTCACCGAGCGGGGCTGGGAAGCCGAGATGGCGATCCCGCTGAAGACCCTGCGCTATGCGACCGGCGACGACCGCACGTGGGGCATCAACGTGCTGCGGAACATCCGCCACAAGAACGAGCAGACGTTCCTGGCGCCGATCCCGCGCGGCTTCGACATCTACCGCGTCTCCATGGCGGCGAAGCTCACGGGCCTCCATCTCTCGTCGCGCCGCGACGTCAAGGTCATCCCCTACGTGCTGGGCTCGGGCAACAAGGACTTCACGCGCACGACCAACCAGGTCGACACCACGGCCGACGTCGGCGGGGAGCTGAAGTGGGGGGTGCGGCCGTCCCTGACGCTCGATCTCACGGTGAACACGGACTTCGCGCAGGTGGAAGCGGACGACGAGCAGGTGAACCTCACCCGCTTCGACCAGTTCTTCCCGGAGAAGCGGCCGTTCTTCCTCGAAAACGCCTCGACCTTCCAGTTCGGCGCGCCACAGGCCATCGACATGTTCTTCACGCGCCGGATCGGCCTGTCGTCCACCGGCGCGCCCATCGACATCCTGGGCGGCGGCCGCCTGAGCGGCAAGCTCGGCGGCGGATGGAACATCGGCCTCCTCGACATCCAGACGCGCGACAAGGCCGACTTCACGGGACGCCTCGTGGCCCCCGACGCGAACTTCAGCGTCGTCCGCCTGCAGAAGGAAGTGGGGCGCTCGAACTACGGCGCCGTCTTCATCGGCAAGCACGTCTCCGGCCTGACCGACACGACGCGCGGGCAGTTCGCCGGGTGGAACCGGTCCTACGGGCTCGACGCGAACATCCAGTTGTCGCGGAACCAGCGCTTCGCCGCCTTCGTGGCCCGCACCGACTCGCCCACCGACGCCCCGGACCGCCGCGTGCGGGGCAGCGGCTACGCGAGCCGGGCCTTCTACAACTTCACGAACAACCTGTGGCAGGTGTCCGGCGGCATGTCGCAGGTGGACGCGAACTTCAACCCCGAGGTGGGCTTCCTGCCGCGGGCCGGGTTCTGGCGTCCCGAGTTCCGCGTCTTCTACCAGCCCCAGCCGAAGAACCTGCCGCCGCGCCTGAAGTTCATCCGGCGCTTCGCTCCGCACTACTCCTACAACGCCTACTACAGCTGGTGCGGCCACTCGAACGACCCGACCTGCCGGGACAACCAGCTGCAGACCTCGGCGATGCACATCCACACCCTCGAGGTGCAGCCGCAGCAGGGCGGCCGATTCGGGTGGTTCACCGACCGCAACCAGGACGTGCCGCTCGCGCCGTTCGTGGTCTTCAACAAGGACGGCAAGCGCGTGGCCATCCCGCCGGGCACGTACACCTGGTGGCAGAACGCCTTCGAGTACAACCACAACCCGAGCGCGCCGGTGACGGCCACCTTCCGGGTGCGCGTCGGCAAGTACTACGACGGCGATTACAACGCGGTCGAGTTCACGAGCGACTACCGGCTGAACGCCAGGACCACGACCAGCGTGGGCTGGACGCGGCAGGACGTCTCGCTCCCCGGCGGCGCGTTCGTCACGAACCTGGTCCCGGTGAAGGCCAGCTACGCGTTCACGCCGCTCGCCAGCCTGTCGGTCCTCGCGCAGTACAACGGGCAGTCCGGGCTGTATTCGGCCAACGTGCGCCTGGCGCTCCTGAACCGGTCGGGGACCGGGCTCTTCGTCGTCTACAACGACCGGCGCGACAACCTCGCGACGACGTCCTACGACACGGTGGGCCGGTCGTTCATCGTGAAGTACACGCGGCTCTTCGACTTCTAG